In the Setaria italica strain Yugu1 chromosome VI, Setaria_italica_v2.0, whole genome shotgun sequence genome, one interval contains:
- the LOC101779774 gene encoding ABC transporter G family member 14, with the protein MPPPLEQDEQQTAGGGSHRAAPPPPPPPNMIAFSSCSSSSSSSSGTPSCTSVATTTTTTATTNSSSGAVVHPTTSSPPSPADARLRPAANSFPLVLKFEEVVYKVKLGQPTAGWCDKLSAAASMAVGGGDGRKKKAAAPGSSAREKTIISGMSGVVRPGEMLAMLGPSGSGKTTLLTALGGRHGGRALLSGKITYNGLPFSGAVKRRTGFVTQHDVLYPHLTVAETLWYTALLRLPRALSAGEKRSQAEAVARELGLAKVAHSMVGGVRGVRGLSGGERKRVSIGLEMLIDPSLLLLDEPTSGLDSTTAARIVGTLRRMAAGGGRTVVVTIHQPSSRLYHMFDKVLLLSADGCPIYYGRAADALSYFASVGFASPLSLNPADLMLDLANGIAPQTASGDGDVGEARPAAVTGGSESEHKEVRAKLAAAYERHIAPAVKLDICARETSAAASPGGGQAPSSRRRGSASSEWTTGWCTQFLVLLQRGLKERRHESFNKLRIFQVLSVASLAGLLWWRTPASHLQDRTALVFFFSVFWGFFPLYNAVFTFPLERPMLLKERSSGMYRLSSYFASRAAADLPMELGLPTAFVLILYWMGGLDPHPGPFLLSLAVVLYSVLVAQSLGLAIGAVLMDVKQGTTLASVITMVFLIAGGYYVQHIPPFVAWLRWLNYSFYCYRLLLGIQFPNGGGYYDCGGGAMCPVAEFPAIKAVGLNNHWVDVCVMALLLVGYRVVAYIALDRLKPEVNESHG; encoded by the exons ATGCCGCCTCCGCTGGAGCAGGATGAGCAGCAGACAGCAGGAGGTGGTAGCCAccgagcagcgccgccgccccctcctcctccgaaCATGATCGCCTTTAGCAGCtgcagtagtagtagtagtagcagcagcGGCACTCCCTCTTGTACTTCTGTTGcgaccaccaccacaaccactgcCACCACCAACTCCTCCTCTGGCGCCGTCGTGCATCCCACCACCTCcagcccgccgtcgccggccgatgctcgcctccgccccgccgccaacTCCTTCCCTCTCGTCCTCAAG TTCGAGGAAGTGGTTTACAAGGTGAAGCTCGGGCAGCCGACGGCCGGATGGTGCGACAAGCTGTCGGCCGCGGCGAGCATGGCtgtcggcggcggggacgggaggaagaagaaggccgccgcACCGGGGTCGTCGGCGCGGGAGAAGACGATCATCAGCGGGATGTCCGGCGTGGTGCGGCCGGGGGAGATGCTGGCGATGCTGGGCCCGTCCGGGAGCGGCAAGACGACGCTTCTGACGGCGCTGGGCgggcggcacggcggccgggCGCTGCTCTCCGGCAAGATCACCTACAACGGGCTGCCCTTCTCCGGCGCCGTCAAGCGGCGCACCGGGTTCGTGACGCAGCACGACGTGCTGTACCCTCACCTGACGGTGGCGGAGACGCTGTGGTACACGGCGCTGCTCCGGCTGCCCCGCGCGCTGAGCGCCGGCGAGAAGCGCTCGCAGGCGGAGGCCGTGGCGCGTGAGCTGGGGCTTGCCAAGGTCGCGCACAGCATGGtcggcggcgtccgcggcgtGCGCGGGCTGTCCGGCGGCGAGCGCAAGCGCGTCAGCATCGGGCTCGAGATGCTCATCGACCCCAGCCTGCTTCTCCTCGACGAGCCAACCTCGGGGCTcgactccaccaccgccgcccggaTCGTCGGCACGCTCCGGCggatggcggccggcggcggccgcaccgTCGTGGTCACCATCCACCAGCCGTCGTCGCGGCTGTACCACATGTTCGACAAGGTGCTGCTGCTCTCAGCCGACGGGTGCCCCATCTACtacggccgcgccgccgacgcgctcTCCTACTTCGCCTCCGTCGGCTTCGCGTCGCCGCTCTCCCTCAACCCCGCCGACCTCATGCTCGACCTCGCCAACG GAATCGCGCCGCagacggcgagcggcgacggcgacgtcggcgaggcgcggccggcggcggtgaccgGCGGCAGCGAGAGCGAGCACAAGGAGGTGCGGGCCAAGCTGGCGGCCGCGTACGAGCGCCACATTGCGCCGGCGGTGAAGCTGGACATCTGCGCCCGGGAGAcatccgccgcggcgtcgccgggcggcgggcaggcgccgtcgtcgcgccgccgcggctcggCCTCTTCGGAGTGGACCACCGGGTGGTGCACGCAGTTCCTGGTGCTCCTCCAGCGCGGCCTCAAGGAGCGCCGCCACGAGTCGTTCAACAAGCTCCGCATCTTCCAGGTGCTGAGCGTGGCGAGCCTCGCCGGCCTGCTGTGGTGGCGCACGCCGGCGTCGCACCTCCAGGACCGGACGGCgctcgtcttcttcttctccgtcttCTGGGGCTTCTTCCCGCTCTACAACGCCGTGTTCACCTTCCCGCTGGAGCGGCCGATGCTGCTCAAGGAGCGCTCGTCGGGGATGTACCGGCTCTCCTCCTACTtcgcgtcgcgcgccgccgccgacctgcCCATGGAGCTCGGCCTGCCCACGGCGTTCGTGCTCATCCTCTACTGGATGGGCGGGCTCGACCCGCACCCCgggcccttcctcctctccctcgccgtCGTGCTCTACAGCGTGCTCGTAGCGCAGAGCCTGGGGCTCGCCATCGGCGCCGTGCTGATGGACGTGAAGCAGGGCACCACGCTGGCCTCCGTCATCACCATGGTCTTCCTCATCGCCGGCGGGTACTACGTGCAGCACATCCCGCCGTTCGTCGCGTGGCTCCGGTGGCTCAACTACAGCTTCTACTGCTACCGCCTCCTGCTCGGGATCCAGTTCCCCAACGGCGGCGGGTACTacgactgcggcggcggcgccatgtgCCCCGTGGCCGAGTTCCCGGCGATCAAGGCCGTCGGGCTCAACAACCACTGGGTCGACGTCTGCGTCATGGCGCTGCTTCTCGTCGGCTACCGCGTCGTCGCCTACATCGCGCTCGACCGCCTCAAGCCCGAGGTGAACGAAAGCCATGGATGA
- the LOC101768188 gene encoding uncharacterized protein DKFZp434B061-like, with translation MARATAPSRRPPNAVAAPSPPAAAAPVRVPQRRGSLATARGALSHPPKGGTPSAAPHPAPPRRRAPSCACSPTTHPGSFRCALHRGQPAASLAASTHTQAPVSSRLSAPRRASMANPLVRIAAVEGGDQIRRALASLVRPPPSSSQQHRRRGDAFRRRPSRLSAASSAADDEPTIASP, from the coding sequence ATGGCGAGAGCCACCGCGCCGTCCCGGAGGCCGCCGAACGCCGTGGCAGcaccctcgccgcccgccgccgccgctcccgtgcGCGTCCCGCAGCGCCGCGGCAgcctcgccaccgcccgcgGCGCCTTGTCTCACCCGCCGAAGGGCGGCACCCCGTCCGCCGCTCCCcacccagcgccgccgcggaggcgggcTCCGTCGTGCGCGTGCTCGCCCACGACGCACCCGGGGTCCTTCCGCTGCGCCCTGCACAGGGGCCAGCCGGCGGCCTCGTTGGCGGCTTCGACGCATACGCAGGCGCCGGTGTCGAGCAGGCTGAGCGCCCCGCGGCGCGCGTCGATGGCGAACCCGCTGGTGCGCAtcgcggcggtggagggcggCGACCAGATCAGGCGCGCGCTGGCGTCCCtcgtccgcccgccgccgtcgtcctcgcagCAGCACCGTCGCCGCGGCGACGCGTTCCGCCGGCGGCCCAGCCGCCTCTCCGCCGCATCCTcggcggccgacgacgagccaacgaTCGCCTCGCCCTGA